The genomic region ACCTCTATTTCGCGCCATTCGAGTACTAATCAAAATGCTTGAAAAAATAAACAGCATCCCAAGAATGGCGTAAATATCAGGCACATGTCCCCAAACAACCCACCCCCAAAACCCACTAAACACCACACCAATATAGCTAACGGGAGAAACAATACTTGCTGGTGCGTAGGTGTAAGCTAAATTATAAAGAAACATACCGACATATAAAGTAACAGTAACAGCAGCAACAAGAGGCCATACCGAAGCAGGTAAGATCAAAGAGTCACCCTGCACCAAAATCAATGGTATAGACAAAATCGTCGACACAAAAAAATACACAAATAATGTCTCTTGGCCTGACACCTGTTGAGACAGCATCCGTGTGGTCACCATAGACAACGCCAAACCGATTGCTGAAGCAAACCCCACGATGTGCCAAGGGTTTAAGTGATCTGGTGTAGGGTGAATAATAAATGCCACGCCAATAAAACCAATAATAAGCGGCAACCAACGAGCCTTCGGAATCCTAATTTTATGCAGTATCAATACCACAAACGGAACACACAATGGCGCAC from Marinomonas rhizomae harbors:
- a CDS encoding DMT family transporter encodes the protein MLDNHELLKKGIMMTIAYAFVMSLTALAAKQAQTIIAVSTLVFWQSLFCALILLPQMRGRWQKRSFSVWRIHFLRSFGGFIGFLFYYWSLNHIPLVEASLLRTCAPLCVPFVVLILHKIRIPKARWLPLIIGFIGVAFIIHPTPDHLNPWHIVGFASAIGLALSMVTTRMLSQQVSGQETLFVYFFVSTILSIPLILVQGDSLILPASVWPLVAAVTVTLYVGMFLYNLAYTYAPASIVSPVSYIGVVFSGFWGWVVWGHVPDIYAILGMLFIFSSILISTRMARNRG